The DNA segment GTGAAGGGCTGACGGGCCTTTCCTCTCCGAAAAACTCCCTGCGTCTGGCCTGAATGATGCGAAGTCCTGTGAAATCCACGGCTACAGGATCGAATCCAACGATAAGCCCGTTGTATTTCCAGGTATATTTCTCGTTGAAGTGATGCGGTCCTACACCGTGAAACAGGGGCGTTATCATAACCAGAATATTAAGACGGGTTTTGTCTTTCACCATAGGTTTTTTCCAGATCTCAGCCAGGTCAGCACAAGTATCCGGGTGATATTCAAAAGGTTTCGGATGAAACATGATATAGTTCTTAAGCAACGAACCGACTCCTGCCCAGTCATGGGTTCGCATCGGACGTGAATTAATCAGTGCCGTAGCATTTTGAAATATCTGATTTTTAAGAACACCCCGGTCATCAATACCTATATTATTGTCACTTACACCTGCATCCATCACCCTCTCCTTAATAAGTTGCTCCAACGGAACAGGTGTACGCAAGCGGCTCCACTCATTCGATTTAATCCCCACCACATCATCCGGTTTGATGAGCTTCTTCCAGGCACTGCTGACATCCGAATCGCCGGTAAGGGCTGGAACGGCCTTATCAACCATTGCCTGTAACACTCCTTTGTTGATATTTCCGGAACCATCCAACAGATTTTTATCGCGTATCAGGATCACTTTCGATTTTTCTGACTTGTTCTTTCCAAAAGCTTTCCATGGAAGAGCGCCCAGAAAGAGACTGCCTGCTGTTCCAATGGCCATATTCTTCAATGCTTCACGCCGGGTTAATTTTTTTGTTGTCATAATGGTCGTTTTTTTGATTGATACTCTCGTTATTTATAAAAGAAACACAGCACATTTTGCTGTTATAATTTTTTATTTTATCTGTGTATAATTTTCGGCCGTATGATCGAGTAAATAAGTAGCTTCTTTTTTCGAAGGCGCACCCATAACAAACATAAGCAACTGACCCTCCGTATCACAACCCATCCAGCGGCCATCTTCATCCTGACCAACACGTTTGCGTTTTAGAATTTCGGAAAATTTCTTTTTACCCTTTTTGTCGGCTTTGCGGGCTTGTTTCCTGTCAGGATATTCAACTATCAGAAGATAATACCTGTTTTGATGACCTCCGTATTGATTCAGCAGGGCATTCGTATGATCGTCAATATTAAATATGTTCTCGTTGGAGATATACCGGAATTTATTCTGCCAGGCATGGTGATAAAAGAAAAACGTACTGCCCTTTACAAGTGATCTTTCCGGGATAACATTAAAAACGGCCGGTAACTCAGTAGTGGTGCCAATGGCATCACTGATTTTGCGGGCCATATGAATAACCTCTTCCTTGCTTTCATTTGTTTCTTTTCTGGTAAAAATGGAAATAAAATAGCGATCCTGCCAGAATATAAGTGATCCTCCCATATACTGGGCTCCCTGCCCTATCTCGGTATTGGCAGTATCCTTGGAATAGGAAAATACCCCGTAGGCATTTTTTGGGGCGCCCATGTCAAATATCTCAGCCTTAATCTCATTATCCTCCCCAAGTCTGTATATCCGCTTGGCCAGCTTTCTGAACCCGTAATTCAGGT comes from the Bacteroidales bacterium genome and includes:
- a CDS encoding DUF362 domain-containing protein, with product MTTKKLTRREALKNMAIGTAGSLFLGALPWKAFGKNKSEKSKVILIRDKNLLDGSGNINKGVLQAMVDKAVPALTGDSDVSSAWKKLIKPDDVVGIKSNEWSRLRTPVPLEQLIKERVMDAGVSDNNIGIDDRGVLKNQIFQNATALINSRPMRTHDWAGVGSLLKNYIMFHPKPFEYHPDTCADLAEIWKKPMVKDKTRLNILVMITPLFHGVGPHHFNEKYTWKYNGLIVGFDPVAVDFTGLRIIQARRREFFGEERPVSPSPHHIELADTRHNLGNADPNKIELVKMGWQEGILI